In Shewanella sp. GD04112, the sequence TTACCTAATATATGAGCCTATGATTCAGGAAAGTGCCAATCACTACATTTGCCGCACTTTTGTATCTGAGTGCAACTTGGCACACCTAGGTCGAGATAGATTTCGGTTTTTGGCCCAAATCGTATAAAATCCACGGCGCATTTTTATTGCGTTACGCTGCTGTAGATTGTCTTTTACATCCTCTAAGGTGGCCATTGTTAGTTAGATATAAGGTAAGTATTGATGACTGAAGCCTATCAGAATCGCTTTAGTGGCATTGGCCGCTTGTACGGGCAAAAGGCGCTCGCTAAATTTGCCGCCTCCCATGTGGTGGTGATTGGCATTGGCGGCGTTGGCACATGGGCGGCGGAGGCGTTGGCACGCAGTGGTATTGGCCAAATTACCCTGATTGATTTGGATGATATCTGTGTAACGAACACGAACCGTCAAATTCATGCTCTGTCATCGACGATTGGCGAGTCTAAAGTGGCTGTGATGGCGCAGCGGATCCGTGCGATCAATCCCGATTGTCAAATCAATGAAGTGGAAGACTTTATTACGGTCGATAACCTTGGCGAGTATTTGCTTGGGGCCAAGGCGGGTGGCAATATTGATTATGTAGTGGATTGTATTGATGCGGTTAAGCAAAAGGCGGCGCTGATTGCTTGGTGTAAACGCCAAAAAATTAAGATTGTGACCGTTGGCGGCGCGGGTGGCCAAACCGATCCAACACAGATCCAGCTTACCGATCTGGCTAAAACCTACCAAGATCCTTTACTGGCCAAAGTGCGTAATATTTTGCGCCGCGAATATAACTTTTCCAAAAATGTGCAGCGCCGTTTTGCCGTCGATGCAGTGTTTTCCAGTGAGCAATTAGTTTATCCTCAAGCCGATGGCTCCGTGTGTAGCAGCAAAGCGACGGCCGATGGTTCTATGCGCATGGATTGTGCCTCTGGCTTTGGCGCCGTCACTATGGTGACTGGGACTTTTGGCTTTGTGGCGGCCAGTCGGGTACTTGCTAGGCTCGCTCAAATTGCAAATGAACCCGTTGCAAATGAACCAGCTGCGAGTGAATAAGCGGTAATCGATAAGATAAAGTCTCAAGGTTAAAAACTAAATCCACAGCCAATGCTGTGGATTTTTGTTTAGTGGCACCAGTGTTTGCTTGACTCGCCTTCCACTCACGCCACTTGCGATCAAACTCGTTATCAAGCGCACCATCAAATTGTAAAGTCATGGTGTGTGGTCAGTTTAGGCGCATCACACTGGGTAAGGGGAATACGAATATTGAATTTAGCGCCTCCCAGTGCCGAGTCTGCTTGGTAGTTCATGGTGCCCTTTAGCAGTGTGGCGGCATTAAAGGCGGCGGATAAGCCTAAGCCTGTGCCACCTTTACTCCTGTTGGTGGTGAAAAAGGGTTCAAACATATGCTCTGCCACTTCGGGGGGGATGGCGATACCATTGTTTTCAATGCTGATATTGACATAGTCTTGCTCTAAATTCGCTGTGATCTGAATTTGGTTATTCTGTCTATCCTGGAAGGCATGGGTGAAGGCGTTGGAGAGAATATTACTGACGATTTGATTGAGCAGGCTGACATTGGTCTGGATATTGAGTGTTGGCGTAACCTGTAGCTGGGTTTGTACGCTGACCTTGGGATACATGATTAAGGTCGATTCTAGGATCTCCTTAAGCTGGCTTTGCAGATTAATACATTGATGTTCTTCGTGACTACGATCGATGGCGATCGTTTTAAATTTTTGGATCAGGCTGCTGGCTTTGGTGATATTACGGACGATAAGCTCACAGCTTTCTTGATACTCATCTAAGATGGCGTTGATTTCGTCGAGGGTGGCGTGTTCGCTGTGAATGAGGTCAATCAGCTCTTCGATATGGTTTAGTTGAGTGCTAGCCGCCGTCAAACAAATGCCGATCGGCGTATTGATCTCATGGGCAACCCCAGAGACGAGCCCACCCAAGGCGGCCATTTTTTCCTGCTCGACTAATACTTGCTGCGCCCGTTTTAGCGCCGTTAATGACTGCTCTAATTCTTGGGTTCTTTCTTTGACCTGTCTTGCGAGCTCTTCCTTATAACTCCGTTCGAGTTTCAGCAACCGTTCTCTGTCTTCTAAGGCGGTTTGCAGTTCGGCTTTAGAGTTTTTCAGTGCCTCAAAGGA encodes:
- a CDS encoding ATP-binding protein, whose amino-acid sequence is MLTFFSQFIKSPIGRHLTLSIVLFSSLITLMTTAYQLISDYRGDVTRIDRVFSNIEKANLDVLAASIWVIDERLINTQLNGLIQLPDINYISIKDDSGQSWNSGEQKQNHTLSKTFTLVYKSPTDNINVGSLEVQVDMDAIYQRLYDKAILILLSNGIKTFLVAGFILFLVWYNITKHLDKLSNYCKRIDLDTDFEPLQFERKDKVDEFKQVADAINSMQDQLRSSFEALKNSKAELQTALEDRERLLKLERSYKEELARQVKERTQELEQSLTALKRAQQVLVEQEKMAALGGLVSGVAHEINTPIGICLTAASTQLNHIEELIDLIHSEHATLDEINAILDEYQESCELIVRNITKASSLIQKFKTIAIDRSHEEHQCINLQSQLKEILESTLIMYPKVSVQTQLQVTPTLNIQTNVSLLNQIVSNILSNAFTHAFQDRQNNQIQITANLEQDYVNISIENNGIAIPPEVAEHMFEPFFTTNRSKGGTGLGLSAAFNAATLLKGTMNYQADSALGGAKFNIRIPLTQCDAPKLTTHHDFTI
- the tcdA gene encoding tRNA cyclic N6-threonylcarbamoyladenosine(37) synthase TcdA, producing MTEAYQNRFSGIGRLYGQKALAKFAASHVVVIGIGGVGTWAAEALARSGIGQITLIDLDDICVTNTNRQIHALSSTIGESKVAVMAQRIRAINPDCQINEVEDFITVDNLGEYLLGAKAGGNIDYVVDCIDAVKQKAALIAWCKRQKIKIVTVGGAGGQTDPTQIQLTDLAKTYQDPLLAKVRNILRREYNFSKNVQRRFAVDAVFSSEQLVYPQADGSVCSSKATADGSMRMDCASGFGAVTMVTGTFGFVAASRVLARLAQIANEPVANEPAASE